Proteins co-encoded in one Oxyura jamaicensis isolate SHBP4307 breed ruddy duck chromosome 7, BPBGC_Ojam_1.0, whole genome shotgun sequence genomic window:
- the USP40 gene encoding ubiquitin carboxyl-terminal hydrolase 40 isoform X6: protein MRPNRHGSVLCWQYRNSRRSHFGRSEDAVCSDMAFAYMPCSVAITLPCHQEHVVPLPTFLRAWTVESKRPGKLLRHNKQQLNEYKLGARVAICIEPLQKEENLGPHELLLRVQMGIPGERDYYDSVDLVWDISKECTTWSLRQRVASHYCLPVDKIEIAKYFPEKFEWLPISSWTQQISKRKRKKKQESLQSAPYNLKDGDIIGVKNLLLDDSKDFSTVRDDLGKEKQRQLALEKKKSRQAECLQDHVLSEKKMNIKQRKPEVALSINVGVFR from the exons ATGCGTCCAAACAGACACGGATCTGTGTTATGCTGGCAGTATAGAAATAGCAGGCGAAGCCACTTTGGAAGATCTGAAGATGCAG TATGTTCTGATATGGCATTTGCTTATATGCCATGTTCAGTG gctATTACCTTACCATGCCATCAGGAGCACGTTGTCCCACTGCCCACATTTCTCAGAGCCTGGACAGTGGAAAGTAAGCGCCCAGGCAAGCTTTTACGACACAACAAGCAGCAACTCAA tgaatatAAGCTGGGTGCCAGAGTGGCAATCTGCATAGAACctttgcaaaaagaagaaaacttggG CCCACATGAATTGCTGCTTCGAGTACAGATGGGCATACCAGGGGAGAGGGACTACTATGACTCTGTGGATTTGGTGTGGGATATCTCCAAAGAATGCACTACCTGGTCACTGAGGCAAAGAGTGGCTTCTCACTATTGTCTCCCTGTAGATAAAATTGAAATAGCCAAATACTTCCCTGAAAAATTTGAGTGGCTGCCAATATCAAGCTGG ACTCAGcaaatttcaaagagaaaacggaagaaaaaacaggagaGTTTACAGTCAGCGCCTTATAACCTGAAAGATGGAGATATAATTGGGGTGAAG AATCTTCTCCTTGATGACAGTAAGGACTTCAGCACAGTGAGAGATGATCttggaaaggagaaacaaaggCAGCTTGcgttagaaaaaaagaaaag tcgGCAAGCTGAATGCTTACAGGACCATGTtttgtctgagaaaaaaatgaatattaagcAACGTAAACCAGAAGTGGCTCTTTCTATCAACGTGGGAGTTTTCAGATAG